A portion of the Parasedimentitalea marina genome contains these proteins:
- a CDS encoding DeoR/GlpR family DNA-binding transcription regulator: MDLNIPDTRQRVLEQRLKDGQQIVATEVALEFAVSVDTIRRDILSLEAMGRAHRVRGGAVPVSQSVSPLHKRLEGPEPHPALISAALEQVADATTLILDGGTTVLALARRLPLQQGRLVVTPSPWVAIACQENGCAVFLLGGALSASGGVSVGDFALERMAGISADVAVLGACGLDVDFGLSSDDFGESNLKKAMHGAARQTVVLTDSDKIGRRAPHHTLGLAKIDQVITDAKTDQVADLMAAGVSVIHA; encoded by the coding sequence ATGGATCTGAATATTCCCGATACCCGACAGCGTGTTCTTGAGCAAAGGCTTAAGGATGGTCAGCAGATTGTGGCAACCGAAGTGGCGCTGGAATTCGCTGTTTCGGTGGACACTATTCGCCGCGATATCCTGAGCCTCGAAGCGATGGGCAGAGCGCACCGCGTTCGGGGTGGGGCTGTTCCGGTGTCGCAGTCTGTCTCTCCTTTGCACAAGCGGCTTGAGGGGCCTGAACCACATCCGGCGTTGATTTCGGCTGCATTAGAGCAGGTGGCCGATGCGACAACATTGATCCTGGATGGTGGAACAACGGTGCTGGCGCTGGCACGCAGGTTGCCGCTGCAACAGGGACGGTTGGTGGTGACGCCATCGCCATGGGTTGCGATTGCCTGTCAGGAAAATGGTTGTGCTGTCTTTTTACTGGGCGGAGCGCTCAGCGCTTCGGGCGGGGTGAGCGTCGGGGATTTTGCGCTGGAGCGGATGGCCGGGATATCAGCCGATGTGGCGGTTTTAGGAGCCTGTGGGCTGGATGTGGACTTTGGGCTTAGCTCGGATGATTTTGGTGAGAGCAATTTGAAAAAAGCTATGCATGGTGCCGCAAGGCAGACAGTGGTTCTGACGGACAGCGACAAGATTGGCCGGCGAGCGCCGCATCATACACTTGGGTTGGCAAAAATTGATCAGGTGATCACGGATGCCAAGACGGATCAGGTTGCTGACCTGATGGCAGCAGGGGTGAGTGTTATCCATGCCTGA